Proteins encoded in a region of the Rhodococcus sp. SBT000017 genome:
- a CDS encoding DUF2398 family protein — protein sequence MRAREISTLALDSYQRAARVALSNHLVTTTYPDRIALPLLRRWATELREDLLELFGYRLEVTETTARLFPVIDALDDSQPARTSTDRIFDRRRYAYLALALAALGRAGNQITLSELADHVAAEASQVDGVELTTDRASDRDAFVDAIGWLATRGAIALADGDATGWANNPSAGEALYDIDRPVVVAMFRPPRAVQHLRSIRGLLAGSDAPIDPEDSELGIHTDSGREADPKETLRTVRRALVEQPVVYLDDLDPDGRTALAASRTVADVELLTGLVAERRSEGVALIDTSGRLSDYRFPSTGTIAQVALLIAGEISDRVIDPDAPALAAYPLPDGDALVEQLDSAIPDGGIFGDLAEFGFGSDATAFDDAQQKKLYPLIEDSWLTTVVDDLVERFGRTFAAQWQTDRDGLRVRAIALLHRLRLIHSVSGGVLVLPVIARYRDVMVSVRDRIPQDSLFGTEQAPSTAQAPSTAQAPSTAQPVSNESSEVEA from the coding sequence ATGAGAGCTCGTGAGATCTCCACCCTCGCATTGGATTCCTACCAGCGGGCCGCCCGGGTCGCGCTGTCGAATCATCTGGTGACCACCACGTACCCCGATCGGATCGCGCTGCCACTGCTGCGTCGATGGGCCACCGAGTTGCGCGAGGACCTGCTCGAACTGTTCGGGTATCGCCTCGAGGTCACCGAGACCACCGCACGTCTGTTCCCGGTGATCGACGCACTGGACGACAGCCAACCCGCGCGAACGTCCACCGACCGAATCTTCGACCGCCGCAGATACGCGTACCTGGCGTTGGCGCTCGCGGCACTCGGCCGGGCGGGCAACCAGATCACTCTGTCCGAACTCGCCGATCACGTTGCGGCCGAGGCGAGTCAGGTCGACGGCGTCGAGCTGACGACCGACCGAGCAAGCGACCGAGACGCGTTCGTCGACGCGATCGGCTGGCTCGCGACGCGCGGCGCCATCGCGTTGGCCGACGGCGATGCGACCGGCTGGGCGAACAACCCATCCGCGGGCGAGGCGCTCTACGACATCGACCGTCCCGTCGTCGTCGCCATGTTCCGGCCGCCCCGCGCCGTGCAGCACCTGCGATCGATTCGCGGTCTGCTGGCCGGCTCGGACGCCCCGATCGATCCCGAGGATTCCGAGCTCGGGATCCACACCGATTCCGGGCGTGAGGCTGACCCGAAGGAAACGCTGCGTACGGTACGCCGAGCGTTGGTCGAGCAACCGGTCGTCTACCTCGACGATCTCGACCCGGACGGCCGCACCGCGCTGGCTGCGTCGCGCACCGTTGCCGACGTCGAGTTGTTGACCGGCCTCGTTGCCGAGCGTCGCTCCGAGGGAGTCGCCCTCATCGACACCTCGGGCCGGCTCTCGGACTACCGGTTCCCCAGCACCGGAACCATCGCCCAGGTCGCATTGTTGATTGCGGGCGAAATTTCGGACCGGGTGATCGATCCGGATGCACCCGCGCTGGCGGCCTACCCCCTTCCCGACGGTGACGCCCTGGTAGAGCAGTTGGACAGCGCCATTCCCGACGGCGGAATCTTCGGCGATCTCGCCGAGTTCGGGTTCGGTTCCGATGCAACGGCATTCGATGATGCTCAACAGAAGAAGCTGTATCCGTTGATCGAGGACAGTTGGCTGACAACGGTCGTCGACGATCTCGTCGAACGTTTCGGCCGCACCTTCGCAGCTCAGTGGCAGACCGATCGGGACGGTCTGCGAGTGCGGGCGATCGCGCTGTTGCACCGACTCCGACTGATACACAGCGTGTCCGGCGGCGTACTGGTGCTGCCGGTGATCGCGCGCTACCGCGACGTGATGGTCAGCGTGCGTGATCGGATCCCGCAGGACTCACTGTTCGGCACCGAACAAGCCCCCAGCACCGCACAAGCCCCCAGCACCGCACAAGCCCCCAGCACCGCACAGCCCGTCAGTAACGAATCGTCCGAAGTAGAGGCCTGA